The following are from one region of the Methyloversatilis discipulorum genome:
- a CDS encoding PEP-CTERM sorting domain-containing protein — MKRATSALLCLGLIASPCAWSASGQIDSFGASQTTVQAGSTVDFFVSFNVNTSSRMDGGSDPIEPAAVEGYQEWMINWYWYEAETVTAVYLQAAGQNFNDYPAGSPGSSYANGWTFSVLFPTAGTFDIVVGGGWSATNAISSGSEIAYRDCMSDGGGGLSCSSWQYSYPQYDDFSSTDGSFDGKSITINVTAVPEPMTAALWLAGLGCLLTARRRRRP; from the coding sequence ATGAAGAGAGCCACTTCTGCATTGCTTTGCCTTGGCCTGATCGCCAGTCCCTGCGCATGGTCCGCCAGCGGACAGATCGACAGCTTCGGCGCCAGCCAGACCACGGTGCAGGCCGGCAGCACGGTGGATTTCTTCGTGTCCTTCAACGTGAACACCTCGTCCCGGATGGACGGTGGCAGTGACCCGATAGAACCTGCAGCGGTCGAGGGGTACCAGGAATGGATGATCAACTGGTACTGGTACGAGGCTGAAACGGTGACGGCCGTCTACCTGCAGGCCGCCGGCCAGAACTTCAACGACTATCCCGCTGGGTCGCCCGGCAGCTCATATGCCAACGGCTGGACCTTCTCGGTACTGTTCCCGACCGCCGGCACCTTCGACATTGTCGTCGGCGGCGGATGGAGCGCCACGAACGCCATCTCTTCCGGCAGTGAGATCGCTTACCGGGATTGCATGAGTGATGGGGGCGGCGGGCTGAGCTGCTCGTCATGGCAGTACAGCTATCCGCAGTACGACGACTTCTCGTCGACCGACGGTTCATTCGATGGCAAGTCGATCACCATCAACGTCACAGCGGTGCCCGAGCCGATGACAGCCGCACTCTGGCTGGCTGGTCTCGGATGCCTGCTGACCGCCCGCCGCCGCCGGCGCCCCTGA
- a CDS encoding excinuclease ABC subunit UvrA translates to MSKASFSNRLPAAATVRVRGAREHNLKDIDVELPRDALVAFSGVSGSGKSSLAFGTLYAEAQRRYLESVAPYARRLIDQAGVPDVDSIEGLPPAVALQQQRGTPGARSSVGSVTTLSSLLRLLYSRAGRYPARQPMLQAEDFSPNTPQGACPDCHGLGRVFEVSEDTLVLDPSLTIREGAVSAWPPAWHGQNLRDILVSLGIDIDTPWAKLPRKVRDWILFTDEQPVVPVYAGFTPEETRLALRRKMEPSYQGTFTSARRYVLHTFASTQSTLMRKRVSRYMRASDCPACDGKRLKREALAVTFAGLDIGALSRQPLSEVARLLASAAAGEADARLSEEKRLAAQRLAGDVVDRVEVLLRLGLGYLTLERSTPTLSPGELQRLRLATQLRSQLFGVVYVLDEPSAGLHPADGEALFDALLQLKQAGNSVFVVEHDLDMIRRADWVVDVGPGAGSEGGRIVYSGPPAGLATARSSATARFLKSDLPPVRTPRTPSGWLALHDVSRNNLHRLDARIPLGVLCAVTGLSGSGKSSLISQALVELVAEHLGHVVEAEPDSDDGEQPPVDSAPTEGRLGEGADAIRRLVRIDQKPIGRTPRSNLATYTGLFDEVRKLFAQTPAARKRGYDAGRFSFNVAKGRCPTCEGEGFVSVELLFMPGVYAPCADCHGTRYNPATLAVSWQGRNIAEVLDLTVDQACEVFTGEPRVRAPLTLLSRLGLGYLRLGQPATELSGGEAQRIKLATELQRSGRGGTLYVLDEPTTGLHPADVERLLAQLEVLVDAGNSVVLVEHDMRLVARADWVIDMGPGAGAEGGRIVAEGLPADVAKAKGSRTAPYLRRALEGGRGKE, encoded by the coding sequence ATGAGCAAGGCCTCCTTCTCCAACCGACTCCCCGCCGCCGCCACCGTCCGCGTGCGCGGCGCCCGCGAACACAATCTGAAGGACATCGACGTCGAGCTGCCGCGCGACGCGCTGGTGGCGTTTTCCGGCGTATCCGGGTCCGGCAAGTCCTCGCTCGCCTTCGGCACGCTGTATGCAGAGGCGCAGCGGCGCTATCTGGAATCGGTGGCGCCGTACGCACGCCGGCTGATCGATCAGGCCGGCGTGCCGGATGTCGACAGCATCGAGGGCCTGCCGCCGGCGGTGGCGCTGCAGCAGCAGCGCGGCACACCGGGCGCGCGCTCATCGGTGGGCAGCGTGACCACGCTGTCCAGCCTGCTGCGCCTGCTCTACTCGCGCGCCGGCCGCTACCCGGCACGCCAGCCCATGCTGCAGGCCGAGGACTTCTCGCCCAACACGCCACAGGGCGCTTGCCCGGACTGCCACGGTCTGGGGCGCGTGTTCGAGGTGAGCGAAGACACGCTGGTGCTCGATCCGTCGCTGACCATACGCGAAGGCGCGGTCAGCGCCTGGCCGCCGGCCTGGCACGGCCAGAACCTGCGCGACATCCTGGTCAGCCTGGGCATAGACATCGACACGCCGTGGGCGAAGCTGCCGCGCAAGGTGCGCGACTGGATCCTGTTCACCGACGAACAGCCGGTGGTACCGGTGTATGCCGGCTTCACGCCGGAGGAAACGCGTCTCGCGCTGCGGCGGAAGATGGAGCCGAGCTATCAGGGCACTTTCACCAGCGCACGTCGCTACGTGCTGCACACCTTCGCCAGCACGCAGAGCACGCTGATGAGAAAGCGGGTGTCGCGCTACATGCGGGCGAGCGACTGCCCGGCCTGCGACGGCAAGCGGCTCAAGCGGGAAGCGCTGGCGGTCACCTTCGCCGGGCTGGACATCGGTGCACTGTCGCGCCAGCCGCTGTCCGAGGTGGCACGCCTGCTGGCATCGGCTGCCGCCGGCGAGGCGGATGCACGGCTGTCGGAGGAAAAGCGCCTCGCCGCACAGAGGCTGGCCGGCGACGTGGTCGACCGCGTCGAGGTGCTGCTGCGGCTGGGCCTGGGCTATCTGACGCTGGAACGCAGCACGCCCACGCTGTCGCCGGGCGAACTGCAGCGGCTCAGACTGGCCACCCAGCTGCGCTCGCAGCTGTTCGGCGTGGTCTATGTGCTGGACGAACCGTCCGCCGGCCTGCACCCGGCCGATGGCGAAGCGCTGTTCGACGCGCTGCTGCAGCTGAAGCAGGCCGGCAACAGCGTGTTCGTGGTCGAGCACGACCTCGACATGATCCGCCGCGCCGACTGGGTGGTCGATGTCGGTCCGGGCGCAGGCAGCGAGGGCGGACGCATCGTCTATAGCGGCCCACCCGCAGGTCTTGCCACGGCCAGGTCATCGGCCACCGCGCGTTTCCTGAAGTCCGACCTGCCGCCGGTGCGCACACCGCGCACGCCGTCCGGCTGGCTGGCGCTGCACGACGTGAGCCGCAACAACCTGCACCGGCTGGACGCGCGCATCCCGCTCGGCGTGCTGTGTGCGGTGACCGGCCTGTCCGGCTCCGGCAAGTCCAGCCTGATCAGCCAGGCACTGGTCGAACTGGTGGCGGAGCACCTGGGCCACGTGGTCGAGGCCGAGCCGGACAGCGACGACGGCGAGCAGCCGCCGGTCGACAGTGCGCCGACCGAAGGCCGGCTGGGCGAAGGCGCGGACGCGATACGCCGGCTGGTGCGCATAGACCAGAAGCCGATCGGCCGCACGCCCCGCTCCAACCTCGCCACCTATACCGGACTGTTCGACGAGGTGCGCAAGCTGTTCGCGCAGACGCCAGCGGCGCGCAAGCGCGGCTACGACGCCGGGCGCTTCTCGTTCAACGTGGCCAAGGGTCGCTGCCCGACCTGCGAGGGCGAAGGCTTCGTCAGCGTCGAACTGCTGTTCATGCCCGGCGTGTACGCGCCCTGCGCCGACTGCCACGGTACCCGCTACAACCCGGCCACGCTGGCCGTGTCCTGGCAGGGCCGCAATATCGCCGAGGTGCTGGACCTCACCGTGGATCAGGCCTGCGAGGTATTCACCGGCGAGCCGCGGGTACGCGCCCCGCTCACGCTGCTGAGCCGGCTCGGCCTGGGCTACCTTAGGCTGGGCCAGCCGGCGACCGAACTGTCGGGCGGCGAGGCGCAGCGCATCAAGCTCGCCACCGAACTTCAGCGCAGCGGACGAGGCGGCACGCTCTACGTGCTGGACGAACCGACCACCGGCCTGCATCCGGCCGACGTCGAACGCCTGCTCGCCCAGCTCGAAGTACTGGTCGATGCCGGCAACAGCGTGGTGCTGGTCGAACACGACATGCGGCTGGTGGCGCGCGCGGACTGGGTGATCGACATGGGGCCGGGCGCCGGCGCCGAGGGCGGGCGCATCGTCGCCGAGGGACTGCCGGCCGACGTGGCAAAGGCGAAAGGCAGCCGCACCGCGCCCTATCTGCGGCGGGCACTGGAAGGCGGGCGCGGGAAAGAGTGA
- a CDS encoding YjfB family protein, protein MDVSAIASAATSMSQQKVVDAAGTLVLRKALDIQASNAAQLLQALPTPQPAPPASKNIIDTYA, encoded by the coding sequence ATGGACGTTTCCGCAATCGCCAGCGCCGCTACCTCGATGTCGCAGCAGAAGGTGGTCGACGCCGCCGGCACCCTGGTGCTCAGAAAGGCACTGGACATTCAGGCGTCGAACGCCGCGCAACTGCTGCAGGCACTGCCGACCCCTCAGCCTGCGCCGCCCGCCAGCAAGAACATCATCGATACCTACGCCTGA
- a CDS encoding sulfate adenylyltransferase subunit 1: MSTSEDKGLLRFLTCGSVDDGKSTLIGRLLHDSRAILADTLQAIERTSARRGMEAIDLSLLTDGLQAEREQGITIDVAYRYFSSGRRKFIIADAPGHEQYTRNMVTAASTADLAIILIDARRGVLTQTRRHAQLAALLGIPQLVVAVNKMDLVDFAQPVFERIRDDFLAFAAGVGIGQARFVPMSALRGDMVVDRGEHLHWYDGSTLMEMLESAPAAVAPHAHPFRFPVQWVCRPQDAANPALHDYRGFMGRVEAGRIAVGDTVSVLPSGLSTTVRAIEIGGEALAHAGAEQSVALLLDDDIDVSRGDMIVAPEYPPQVLRQITADLCWLSDLPMDRTRTYLIRHTTREVRAKLVAIEHRLDVNTLERMPAERLVMNDIARVRFKLAHPVFADPYVLNRSTGAFVVIDDSTYNTVAAGMIVVDVEAVA; encoded by the coding sequence ATGAGTACATCTGAAGACAAGGGCCTGCTGCGCTTCCTGACCTGCGGCAGCGTGGACGACGGCAAGAGCACGCTGATCGGCCGCCTGCTGCACGACAGCCGGGCCATCCTCGCCGACACGCTGCAGGCGATCGAGCGCACGTCGGCACGCCGCGGCATGGAAGCGATCGACCTGTCGCTGCTGACCGACGGTCTGCAGGCGGAGCGCGAACAGGGCATCACCATCGATGTCGCCTACCGCTATTTCTCGTCGGGCCGGCGCAAGTTCATCATCGCCGATGCGCCGGGGCACGAGCAGTACACGCGCAACATGGTCACCGCTGCGTCGACCGCCGATCTGGCCATCATCCTGATCGACGCGCGCCGCGGCGTGCTGACGCAGACCCGTCGCCATGCACAGCTGGCGGCGCTGCTCGGCATTCCGCAGCTGGTGGTGGCGGTGAACAAGATGGATCTGGTCGACTTCGCGCAGCCGGTGTTCGAGCGCATCCGCGATGACTTCCTCGCGTTCGCGGCCGGCGTCGGCATCGGGCAGGCGCGCTTCGTGCCGATGTCCGCCCTGCGCGGCGACATGGTGGTCGACCGTGGCGAACACCTGCACTGGTACGACGGGTCCACGCTGATGGAGATGCTGGAAAGCGCGCCGGCAGCGGTGGCACCGCACGCCCACCCCTTCCGCTTTCCGGTGCAGTGGGTCTGCCGTCCGCAGGACGCGGCGAATCCCGCGTTGCACGATTACCGCGGCTTCATGGGCCGGGTCGAGGCCGGACGCATCGCGGTCGGCGATACGGTGAGCGTGCTGCCCTCTGGCCTGAGCACCACGGTTCGGGCCATCGAGATCGGCGGCGAAGCGCTTGCACACGCCGGGGCCGAACAGTCGGTCGCGCTGCTGCTCGACGACGACATCGACGTGTCGCGCGGCGACATGATCGTGGCGCCTGAGTACCCGCCGCAGGTGCTGCGCCAGATCACCGCCGACCTGTGCTGGCTGTCGGATCTGCCGATGGACCGCACCCGCACCTACCTGATCCGTCATACGACGCGTGAAGTCAGGGCGAAGCTGGTGGCCATCGAGCACCGGCTGGACGTGAACACGCTGGAGCGTATGCCCGCCGAACGGCTCGTGATGAACGACATCGCCCGCGTGCGCTTCAAGCTGGCACATCCGGTGTTTGCCGACCCCTATGTGCTGAACCGCTCGACCGGCGCTTTCGTCGTCATCGACGACAGCACCTACAACACGGTGGCAGCGGGCATGATCGTGGTGGACGTTGAGGCCGTGGCGTGA
- the cysD gene encoding sulfate adenylyltransferase subunit CysD: MNAPIPTLRDDASLSHLDWLEAEAIHIMREVAGQCARPALLFSGGKDSVCLLRIAEKAFRPGRFPFPLLHIDTGHNYREVIEFRDRRAAELGERLIVRSVEDSIRRGSVVLKHADESRNRHQSVTLLEAIEEFGFDGCIGGARRDEEKARAKERIMSFRDEFGQWDPKNQRPELWNLYNARTHVGENVRAFPISNWTELDVWQYIERERLALPSIYFAHEREVVLRNGLPVPVNVPLASGELTSLPRPGEQVVLRRVRFRTVGDISCTAPVESDADTVARILIETASTDLTERGATRLDDQTGDASMEQRKREGYF; encoded by the coding sequence ATGAATGCACCCATACCCACATTGCGCGACGACGCCAGCCTGTCGCATCTGGACTGGCTGGAGGCCGAGGCCATCCACATCATGCGCGAGGTGGCCGGCCAGTGCGCCCGCCCGGCGTTGCTGTTCTCCGGCGGCAAGGATTCGGTCTGCCTGCTGCGCATCGCCGAGAAGGCCTTCCGGCCCGGTCGCTTCCCCTTCCCTCTGCTGCACATCGACACCGGCCACAACTATCGCGAGGTGATCGAGTTCCGCGACCGCCGCGCCGCCGAACTGGGCGAGCGGCTCATCGTGCGTTCGGTCGAGGATTCGATCCGTCGCGGTTCGGTCGTACTCAAGCACGCCGACGAATCGCGAAACCGGCACCAGTCGGTCACGCTGCTTGAAGCGATCGAGGAGTTCGGCTTCGACGGCTGCATCGGCGGCGCCCGGCGCGACGAGGAGAAGGCGCGCGCCAAGGAACGCATCATGAGTTTCCGCGACGAATTCGGTCAGTGGGATCCGAAGAACCAGCGCCCCGAACTGTGGAACCTCTACAACGCCCGCACCCATGTGGGCGAGAACGTGCGCGCCTTTCCGATCTCGAACTGGACCGAACTCGACGTCTGGCAATACATAGAGCGCGAGCGGCTGGCCTTGCCGTCCATCTATTTCGCGCACGAGCGCGAGGTGGTGCTGCGCAACGGTCTGCCGGTGCCGGTGAACGTGCCGCTGGCCAGCGGCGAACTGACCAGCCTGCCGCGGCCTGGTGAGCAGGTCGTCTTACGGCGGGTGCGTTTCCGCACTGTCGGCGACATTTCCTGCACGGCGCCGGTCGAGTCGGATGCCGATACCGTCGCGCGCATCCTTATCGAAACCGCGAGCACCGACCTGACCGAACGTGGTGCCACGCGACTGGACGATCAGACCGGCGACGCGTCGATGGAACAGCGCAAGCGTGAAGGCTATTTCTGA
- a CDS encoding putative inorganic carbon transporter subunit DabA, translated as MMMHTSVPEAVRTQPPRDLVAPIDAPRDDLLQRRIDAACSTACAAIAPAWPLDRAIAVNPHWSRIGHSVRTVAARMAVLAGIPVFPSRDLLQQAWRSGRVTAADLTAALTSLPPGTTDGLDAATCVAALDLTPELPRLPLLIDVLDDDPARHQRLSWRQAITHQVSQTCAAYFDEHQADWQPERGGGLYAFWRDTLSHDHGIGVLMGLPDLSRRLHALPADRVEAERWVLQRLGLPEQAWADYLEAVLLTVNGWASWCAYLGWEAAQRGGADPHLRDLLAIRLAWGALLLEGHCDQSAERSFAAVQAAWAEAPATLARAEDMLRIDEVWQSALDAAYQRDLALRLACASSPQVLDAPATRPEVQAAFCIDVRSEPMRRALEAVWPGMRTLGFAGFFGLPIAYTPFATDARRPQLPGLLAPAIEVTDRIDGGSDGDPLDVEAATARQRQFAGRRSWRSASRWPGAAFSFVEAAGVGYVGKLARWLHPSREARARDDLDGLPSRYRALCRPTLDGLDLDARVALAERVLRAMGLERELAPLVLLIGHGSQSANNAHAAALDCGACCGQTGEVNARALARLLNDAGVRAALVQRGIDIPAVTVFVAGLHNTTTDEIEGFDLDLLPAEARARWERLEPVFAHAGDQVRRERAASLGLDPRAGHGALLSQLRRRANDGAQTRPEWGLAGNAAFIIAPRARSESAVLNGRTFLHDYDSARDADGSLLELLMTAPMLVTHWINWQYHASTCAPAHFGSGNKLLHNVVGGRIGVFEGNGGDLRIGLSRQSLHDGERWVHEPVRLTVAIDAPAAAIERVLGKHAVVRQLVDNGWLHLWRFDGARMLRYAAGQWQSLPFTGGAATKASAPSAVPVQ; from the coding sequence ATGATGATGCACACCTCTGTCCCCGAAGCCGTCCGCACGCAGCCGCCCCGTGACCTCGTCGCGCCGATCGATGCGCCGCGTGACGACCTGCTGCAGCGCCGTATCGATGCCGCCTGTTCCACCGCCTGCGCCGCGATCGCGCCAGCCTGGCCGCTGGACCGGGCGATCGCCGTCAATCCGCACTGGTCGCGCATCGGCCACAGCGTGCGCACGGTTGCCGCACGGATGGCGGTACTGGCTGGCATACCGGTGTTTCCGTCGCGCGACCTTCTGCAGCAGGCCTGGCGCAGCGGTCGCGTCACCGCGGCTGACCTGACGGCTGCACTGACCTCGCTGCCGCCGGGCACGACCGACGGACTGGATGCCGCCACCTGCGTCGCCGCCCTCGACCTGACACCCGAACTGCCCCGGCTGCCGCTGCTGATCGACGTGCTCGACGACGACCCGGCGCGCCACCAGCGGCTGTCCTGGCGGCAGGCCATCACCCATCAGGTCAGCCAGACCTGCGCCGCCTATTTCGACGAGCACCAGGCCGACTGGCAGCCCGAGCGCGGCGGCGGTCTGTATGCCTTCTGGCGCGACACGCTGAGCCACGACCACGGCATCGGCGTGCTGATGGGTCTGCCCGATCTGAGCCGGCGGCTGCATGCGCTGCCGGCCGACCGCGTCGAGGCCGAGCGCTGGGTGCTGCAGCGCCTGGGCCTGCCGGAGCAGGCATGGGCCGACTACCTCGAGGCGGTGCTGCTGACGGTGAACGGCTGGGCGTCGTGGTGCGCCTATCTCGGCTGGGAGGCCGCGCAGCGCGGCGGTGCGGACCCGCACCTGCGCGATCTGCTGGCCATCCGGCTGGCCTGGGGCGCGCTGCTGCTCGAAGGCCACTGCGACCAGTCGGCGGAACGCTCCTTTGCCGCGGTGCAGGCGGCCTGGGCCGAGGCACCGGCGACGCTCGCCCGCGCCGAGGACATGCTGCGCATCGACGAAGTATGGCAGTCGGCGCTCGACGCCGCCTACCAGCGGGATCTTGCGCTGCGACTGGCCTGCGCCAGCAGCCCGCAGGTACTGGACGCGCCGGCGACGCGGCCGGAGGTGCAGGCGGCCTTCTGCATCGACGTGCGCAGCGAACCGATGCGCCGGGCACTGGAGGCGGTGTGGCCGGGCATGCGCACGCTCGGTTTTGCCGGCTTCTTCGGCCTGCCCATCGCCTACACGCCCTTCGCCACCGACGCCCGCCGCCCGCAACTGCCCGGCCTGCTGGCTCCGGCGATCGAGGTGACCGATCGCATCGACGGCGGCAGCGACGGCGATCCGCTCGATGTCGAGGCGGCCACGGCGCGCCAGCGTCAGTTCGCCGGTCGGCGCTCGTGGCGGTCGGCGAGTCGTTGGCCGGGAGCGGCTTTCTCCTTCGTCGAAGCGGCCGGCGTCGGCTACGTTGGCAAGCTGGCGCGCTGGCTGCATCCGTCACGCGAGGCGCGTGCGCGCGACGACCTCGACGGCCTGCCGTCGCGCTATCGCGCACTGTGCCGCCCGACGCTGGACGGGCTGGACCTCGACGCACGGGTGGCGCTGGCCGAGCGCGTGCTGCGCGCGATGGGTCTGGAGCGCGAACTGGCGCCGCTGGTGCTGCTGATCGGTCACGGCAGCCAGAGCGCCAACAACGCGCATGCCGCCGCGCTCGACTGTGGCGCCTGCTGCGGACAGACCGGCGAGGTGAATGCCCGCGCGCTTGCGCGCCTGCTCAACGATGCCGGAGTGCGTGCGGCGCTGGTGCAGCGTGGCATCGACATCCCCGCCGTGACGGTGTTCGTCGCCGGGCTGCACAACACGACGACCGATGAGATCGAAGGCTTCGATCTCGACCTGCTGCCGGCCGAGGCGCGCGCCCGCTGGGAGCGTCTGGAGCCGGTATTCGCCCACGCCGGCGACCAGGTCAGGCGCGAGCGCGCCGCCAGTCTCGGCCTGGACCCGCGCGCCGGTCATGGCGCGCTGCTGTCACAGCTGCGCCGCCGCGCCAACGACGGTGCGCAGACGCGGCCGGAGTGGGGCCTGGCCGGCAACGCCGCCTTCATCATCGCGCCGCGTGCGCGCAGCGAATCGGCGGTGCTGAACGGGCGTACCTTCCTGCACGACTACGACAGCGCGCGCGATGCCGACGGCAGCCTGCTCGAACTGCTGATGACCGCGCCGATGCTGGTGACGCACTGGATCAACTGGCAGTACCACGCTTCGACCTGCGCACCGGCGCACTTCGGCAGCGGCAACAAGCTGCTGCACAACGTGGTCGGCGGGCGCATCGGCGTGTTCGAAGGCAACGGCGGCGATCTGCGCATCGGCCTGTCGCGGCAGTCGCTGCACGACGGCGAGCGCTGGGTGCACGAACCGGTGCGCCTGACCGTCGCGATCGACGCGCCGGCGGCCGCCATCGAACGCGTGCTCGGCAAGCATGCCGTGGTGCGCCAGCTGGTCGACAACGGCTGGCTGCATCTGTGGCGCTTCGACGGCGCCCGGATGCTGCGCTACGCAGCCGGCCAGTGGCAGTCGCTGCCTTTCACCGGCGGCGCAGCGACCAAGGCGTCCGCGCCATCCGCCGTTCCCGTCCAGTGA
- a CDS encoding NADH-quinone oxidoreductase subunit L produces MDPYSLKSGAGALLPALLMSLPMLLSRLRGRDDAPLWRRFTQLSAVALLAALATPLLLWLASDLPGPRLDGWIALGPFTAAMAILVQAVGTVIGVFSSRYLQGEAGQRRYVAALSGVLVAVHLMLIADHWVLLIAAWALVGVALQRLLCFYGDRPFALLAAHKKSLADRLADVLLIIAAALAWNEVGSGSLSELWRHLDAHGASVALQASALCVAIAVILRTALLPAHGWIIQVMEAPTPVSALLHAGVVNLGGVVLIRFSPLLDAVPAARWLLVIAGLATALLAGMVMLTRVSIKVRLAWSTVAQMGFMVLECGLGLYMFAALHLIGHSLYKAHAFLAASGVVRDTRLRRMLGEQRAALPSLLLAPLITGAAVLATAWLAGAHWPQWWTLVLALAWAPLLWLPSATERTRAALWQGAAGLVAVAGLTLAAGVAHRLPLGLNDRPDEVAGLVTLAGMTLLYGWMVVLQTRPQWLSTWRRLSYAGFYVDEFYTRLALTLWPARWIPPVAAGRTGDADLAPAQP; encoded by the coding sequence ATGGATCCATACAGTCTGAAGTCGGGGGCCGGCGCGCTGCTGCCCGCCCTGCTGATGTCCCTGCCGATGCTGCTGAGCCGGCTGCGCGGTCGCGACGATGCGCCACTTTGGCGCCGCTTCACGCAGCTGTCCGCGGTCGCGCTGCTGGCGGCGCTGGCCACGCCGCTGCTGCTGTGGCTGGCAAGCGATCTGCCCGGTCCGCGCCTCGACGGCTGGATCGCGCTCGGCCCGTTCACCGCAGCGATGGCCATCCTGGTGCAGGCGGTCGGTACGGTGATCGGCGTGTTCTCGTCGCGCTATCTGCAGGGCGAGGCAGGACAGCGCCGCTACGTGGCGGCGCTGTCGGGCGTGCTGGTCGCGGTGCACCTGATGCTGATCGCCGACCACTGGGTTCTGCTGATCGCCGCCTGGGCGCTGGTCGGCGTCGCGCTGCAGCGCCTGCTGTGCTTCTACGGCGACCGCCCGTTCGCGCTGCTTGCGGCGCACAAGAAGAGCCTGGCCGACCGTCTCGCCGATGTCCTGCTGATCATCGCTGCGGCGCTGGCCTGGAACGAGGTCGGCAGCGGCTCATTGTCGGAACTGTGGCGCCATCTTGACGCGCACGGCGCATCGGTGGCACTGCAGGCGAGCGCGCTGTGCGTCGCTATCGCGGTCATCCTGCGCACCGCGCTGCTGCCGGCGCACGGCTGGATCATCCAGGTGATGGAGGCGCCGACCCCGGTGTCGGCCCTGCTGCACGCCGGCGTCGTCAATCTGGGTGGCGTCGTGCTGATCCGCTTCTCGCCGCTGCTCGATGCGGTGCCCGCTGCGCGCTGGCTGCTGGTGATCGCCGGTCTGGCGACCGCGCTGCTGGCCGGCATGGTCATGCTGACGCGGGTGAGCATCAAGGTGAGGCTGGCCTGGTCCACCGTGGCGCAGATGGGTTTCATGGTGCTCGAGTGCGGCCTTGGCCTGTACATGTTCGCCGCGCTGCACCTGATCGGCCACTCGCTGTACAAAGCGCACGCCTTCCTCGCCGCCTCCGGTGTGGTCCGGGATACGCGGCTGCGCAGGATGCTGGGCGAACAGCGTGCCGCGCTGCCCAGCCTGCTGCTGGCGCCGCTGATCACTGGCGCGGCCGTGCTGGCGACAGCGTGGCTGGCGGGTGCACACTGGCCGCAATGGTGGACGCTGGTTCTGGCGCTGGCCTGGGCGCCTCTGCTGTGGCTGCCGTCCGCTACCGAGCGCACGCGTGCTGCGCTCTGGCAGGGCGCTGCCGGTCTCGTTGCCGTGGCCGGATTGACGCTGGCCGCCGGTGTCGCGCATCGGCTGCCGCTCGGCCTCAACGACCGGCCCGACGAGGTCGCCGGCCTCGTCACGCTGGCCGGCATGACCTTGCTCTACGGCTGGATGGTCGTGCTGCAGACCCGGCCGCAGTGGCTGTCCACCTGGCGACGTCTGAGTTACGCCGGCTTCTACGTCGATGAGTTCTACACCCGTCTCGCGCTGACGCTGTGGCCTGCCCGCTGGATTCCGCCCGTCGCCGCCGGCCGCACCGGCGACGCCGACCTCGCCCCCGCGCAGCCCTGA
- a CDS encoding LysR family transcriptional regulator, whose protein sequence is MNLEQLNFHHLLYFWRVARTGHLTRAAQELHVSQSALSAQIRQLEERLGEPLFERSGRSLILTHTGQMVMSYAEDIFGLGQEMLGRLQGRADGMIRLRVGSVATLSRNYQENWIRPLLTDPTVVLTLESGQIDGLIDRLLTHQLDVVLANEAVAADANRPLHCRFLGSQEICLVGPAARGRTKAMRLPDDLDGVDVALPGPRHALRAQFDALCMSAGVRPRLRAEVDDMAMLRLIARDSGWLTVLPEVVVQDELRTGVLVMLGRSAELREHFYAITTAHRHRIARLESLLAGSSPPPEQPTGGR, encoded by the coding sequence ATGAATCTCGAACAGCTCAACTTCCATCACCTGCTCTACTTCTGGCGCGTCGCCCGGACCGGCCACCTGACGCGCGCGGCACAGGAACTGCACGTGTCGCAGTCGGCACTGTCGGCGCAGATCCGGCAGCTCGAAGAGCGCCTCGGCGAGCCGCTGTTCGAGCGCAGTGGACGAAGTCTGATACTTACTCACACCGGGCAGATGGTGATGTCCTACGCCGAGGACATCTTCGGACTGGGGCAGGAAATGCTGGGCCGGCTGCAGGGCCGCGCCGACGGGATGATCCGGCTGCGAGTCGGCAGCGTCGCCACGCTGTCGCGCAACTACCAGGAGAACTGGATACGGCCGCTGCTGACCGATCCGACGGTCGTGCTGACGCTGGAATCGGGCCAGATCGACGGCCTGATCGACCGGCTGCTCACACATCAGCTCGACGTCGTGCTGGCCAACGAAGCGGTCGCTGCCGACGCGAACCGCCCGCTCCACTGCCGCTTCCTCGGCAGCCAGGAAATCTGTCTGGTCGGCCCCGCCGCCCGCGGCCGGACCAAGGCGATGCGCCTGCCGGACGATCTCGACGGCGTCGACGTCGCGCTGCCCGGTCCGCGCCACGCGCTGCGCGCGCAGTTCGACGCCCTGTGCATGTCGGCCGGCGTCCGCCCTCGCCTGCGCGCCGAGGTCGACGACATGGCCATGCTGCGCCTGATCGCCCGCGACAGCGGCTGGCTCACCGTGCTGCCCGAGGTGGTGGTGCAGGACGAACTGCGCACCGGCGTCCTGGTGATGCTGGGCCGCTCGGCCGAACTGCGGGAGCACTTCTACGCCATCACGACCGCCCACCGTCACCGCATCGCGCGGCTGGAAAGCCTGCTCGCGGGGTCCAGCCCACCGCCGGAACAACCGACGGGCGGCCGGTGA